One stretch of Pradoshia sp. D12 DNA includes these proteins:
- a CDS encoding YrzQ family protein: MNKMVSSLITLGAGMAIYRSMSNNGMLSGRNMRKIKRTIMKSF, encoded by the coding sequence ATGAATAAAATGGTTTCGTCGTTAATAACCTTAGGAGCGGGAATGGCGATCTATCGGAGTATGTCCAATAATGGAATGCTATCCGGCCGTAATATGAGAAAGATTAAACGAACAATCATGAAGTCATTTTGA
- a CDS encoding AI-2E family transporter, translating into MGFLNIQIKWFYRLGFLLLLFIVLFVFYLLRPIWFPVIQVFLTALSPFIGAALISYLLHPLVEKVHQKGLHRGLAIGLIYLVFFGAVGYGLYKGIPVFINQMIDVAERAPEMAELYRGYIARFHSQTSSWPFGLHDRLEQIISSIEMKLSSSITVLIEALSGLSDFFIFVLLIPLISFYLLKDAEKIIDFGLRLFPKKSRDTTKKFLKDIDHSLGGYLRGQLLVCTIVGSFAAILFWLFGMKYPLLLSLFIGVTNIIPYFGPLIGAVPALLVAITMSTGMVIKVAIIIIVIQFLEGNVLSPIIMGKTLKLHPLIIIFALLVGGEISGILGLILAVPILAFLKVAITHSKILRNNP; encoded by the coding sequence GTGGGATTTTTGAACATACAGATAAAGTGGTTTTATCGACTTGGATTTCTATTATTATTATTTATCGTATTATTTGTGTTTTACTTGCTCAGACCAATATGGTTTCCTGTTATACAGGTTTTTCTAACTGCATTATCACCATTTATTGGAGCCGCTCTTATTAGTTACCTCCTTCATCCCCTGGTGGAAAAAGTTCATCAGAAAGGTTTGCATAGAGGTTTGGCAATCGGTTTGATTTATCTGGTGTTTTTTGGGGCAGTCGGCTATGGATTGTATAAAGGAATTCCAGTATTCATTAACCAAATGATTGATGTTGCAGAAAGAGCACCAGAAATGGCAGAGTTATATCGAGGTTACATAGCTCGTTTTCATTCACAAACCTCAAGCTGGCCGTTTGGTCTGCATGATCGTTTGGAGCAAATCATCAGCTCTATAGAAATGAAACTGAGTTCTTCTATAACTGTATTAATAGAAGCGCTAAGTGGGCTGTCGGATTTTTTCATCTTTGTGTTACTCATCCCTCTCATATCCTTTTATTTACTGAAGGATGCTGAAAAGATTATTGATTTTGGTTTAAGATTATTTCCTAAAAAAAGCAGAGACACAACGAAAAAGTTCTTGAAGGATATCGACCATTCTTTGGGCGGATATCTTCGCGGACAGCTCTTGGTCTGTACGATTGTGGGATCCTTTGCCGCTATACTTTTCTGGTTATTTGGTATGAAGTATCCTTTATTGCTGAGCCTTTTTATTGGGGTAACGAATATTATTCCCTATTTCGGACCTCTGATTGGAGCGGTTCCGGCATTGCTCGTAGCGATCACTATGTCAACGGGCATGGTCATCAAGGTGGCCATTATCATTATTGTGATTCAATTTCTGGAGGGGAATGTCCTTTCACCAATTATCATGGGGAAAACGTTAAAGCTGCACCCGCTTATTATCATTTTTGCTTTGCTTGTCGGTGGTGAGATTAGCGGAATACTAGGCCTGATTCTTGCTGTCCCTATTTTAGCCTTTTTGAAGGTTGCTATTACTCATAGTAAAATATTAAGGAATAACCCTTAA